One genomic window of Bradyrhizobium sp. CCGE-LA001 includes the following:
- a CDS encoding ABC transporter substrate-binding protein — MFNFLRRGPRAFASKLALSVVALSTAMASPVFAAGKTLTAVLHSDLRIIDPIFTTAYITRDHGYMVYDTLVATDSNFKVQPQMADWKISDDKLTYTFTLRDGLKWHDGAPVTAEDCVASLKRWAAVDGMGQKLMDFTASIEATDAKTITLKLKEPYGLVLDSIGKPSSRVAFMMPKRLAETPADKQIPEQIGSGPFKFVASEFQPGVKAVYVKNTDYVPRKEPASWTSGGKVVKVDRVEWITMPDSQTAVNALQSGDIDFMENLPFDMLPILEANKELTVETLNKFGFQTLGRMNFLHPPFDNVKVRRAALLAINQKDVLDALVGNAKYQKICGAFFVCDTPLATDVGSETLVKGNGMAEAKKALAESGYDGTPIVIMAPGDVTTLKAQPIVAAQLLREAGFKVDLQATDWQTVVSRRASQKPPKEGGWNMFFTNWVAADVSNPIANLSIGGQGKKGWFGWAEDAKIEQLKDAFVRASSIDEQKKIAADIQKQAYEQVIYIPLGQYLLPSGWRKSLKGVLDGPATPVFWNIDKTE, encoded by the coding sequence ATGTTCAACTTCTTGCGCCGGGGGCCTCGCGCGTTCGCCTCCAAACTTGCGCTGTCGGTCGTCGCGCTGTCCACGGCGATGGCCTCGCCGGTGTTTGCCGCCGGCAAGACCCTCACGGCGGTGTTGCATTCGGATTTGCGCATCATCGATCCGATCTTCACCACGGCCTACATCACGCGTGACCATGGCTACATGGTTTACGACACGCTGGTCGCCACCGATTCGAATTTCAAGGTCCAGCCGCAGATGGCGGACTGGAAGATCTCCGACGACAAGCTCACCTACACCTTCACGCTGCGCGACGGCCTGAAGTGGCATGACGGTGCGCCGGTGACGGCGGAAGACTGCGTCGCTTCGCTCAAGCGCTGGGCTGCTGTCGACGGCATGGGCCAGAAGCTCATGGACTTCACCGCCAGCATCGAGGCGACCGACGCCAAGACCATCACGCTGAAGCTGAAGGAGCCCTACGGCCTCGTGCTGGACTCCATCGGCAAACCCTCTTCCCGCGTTGCCTTCATGATGCCGAAGCGTCTCGCGGAGACGCCGGCGGACAAGCAGATTCCGGAGCAGATCGGCTCGGGCCCATTCAAGTTCGTGGCATCAGAATTCCAGCCGGGCGTGAAGGCGGTCTACGTCAAGAACACCGACTACGTGCCGCGCAAGGAGCCCGCGAGCTGGACCTCGGGCGGCAAGGTGGTGAAGGTCGATCGCGTCGAGTGGATCACCATGCCGGACTCGCAGACCGCGGTGAACGCCTTGCAGTCGGGCGACATCGACTTCATGGAGAATCTGCCGTTCGACATGCTGCCGATCCTGGAAGCGAACAAGGAGCTCACGGTCGAGACCCTGAACAAGTTCGGCTTTCAGACGCTCGGCCGCATGAATTTCCTTCACCCTCCATTCGATAACGTGAAGGTGCGCCGTGCCGCCTTGCTGGCGATCAACCAGAAGGACGTGCTCGACGCGCTGGTCGGCAACGCGAAGTACCAGAAGATCTGCGGTGCATTCTTCGTATGCGACACGCCGCTCGCGACCGATGTAGGCTCCGAGACCCTGGTGAAGGGCAACGGCATGGCGGAAGCCAAGAAGGCTCTTGCCGAGTCCGGCTATGACGGCACGCCGATCGTGATCATGGCGCCTGGCGACGTCACGACGCTGAAGGCGCAGCCGATCGTTGCGGCCCAGCTGCTGCGCGAAGCCGGCTTCAAGGTCGACCTGCAGGCGACCGACTGGCAGACGGTGGTGAGCCGCCGCGCCAGCCAGAAGCCGCCGAAGGAAGGCGGCTGGAACATGTTCTTCACCAACTGGGTCGCGGCCGACGTCTCCAACCCGATCGCCAATCTCTCGATCGGCGGCCAGGGCAAGAAGGGCTGGTTCGGCTGGGCGGAAGACGCCAAGATCGAGCAGCTCAAGGATGCCTTCGTCCGCGCGTCCTCGATCGACGAGCAGAAGAAGATCGCCGCCGACATCCAGAAGCAGGCCTATGAGCAGGTGATCTATATTCCGCTGGGGCAGTATCTGCTGCCGAGCGGCTGGCGCAAATCGCTGAAGGGCGTGCTCGACGGTCCCGCCACGCCGGTGTTCTGGAATATCGACAAGACGGAGTAG
- a CDS encoding M20/M25/M40 family metallo-hydrolase, with product MNPANLPFDSEAMLQGLRGWVECESPTWDADAVNRMVDIAARDMAIMGATIERIAGRQGFGGVIRARFPHPKQGEPGILIAGHMDTVHPVGTIEKLKWRREGNKCYGPGIYDMKGGNYLSLEAIRQLARAAFTTPLPITVLFTPDEEVGTPSTRDIIEAEAARNKYVLVPEPGRADNGVTTGRYAIARFNLEATGRPSHAGATLSAGRSAIREMARQILAIDAMTTDDCTFSVGVVHGGQWVNCVATTATGEALSMAKRQADLDRGVERMLALSGTTNDVTFKVTRGVTRPVWEPDAGTMALYEKARGIAKSLGAELPHASAGGGSDGNFTGAMGIPTLDGLGVRGGNGHTLEEYIEVESLVERGRLMAGLLATLE from the coding sequence ATGAATCCAGCCAATCTTCCCTTCGATTCCGAGGCGATGCTCCAGGGCCTGCGCGGCTGGGTGGAATGCGAGAGCCCGACCTGGGACGCCGATGCCGTGAACCGCATGGTCGATATCGCAGCGCGGGATATGGCTATCATGGGTGCGACGATCGAGCGCATCGCCGGTCGCCAGGGCTTTGGCGGCGTGATCCGCGCGCGCTTTCCCCATCCGAAGCAGGGCGAGCCCGGCATCCTGATCGCCGGACATATGGATACCGTCCACCCCGTCGGCACCATCGAGAAGCTGAAATGGCGGCGCGAGGGCAATAAGTGCTACGGCCCCGGCATCTACGACATGAAGGGCGGCAATTATCTCTCGCTCGAAGCGATCCGGCAGCTGGCCCGCGCGGCCTTCACCACGCCGCTGCCGATCACCGTGCTGTTCACGCCGGATGAGGAGGTCGGCACACCCTCGACTCGCGACATCATTGAGGCCGAGGCCGCACGCAATAAATACGTGCTGGTGCCCGAGCCCGGCCGCGCCGACAACGGCGTCACCACCGGACGTTACGCGATCGCACGTTTCAATCTCGAGGCGACGGGGCGGCCGAGCCACGCCGGCGCAACGTTGTCCGCGGGGCGCTCGGCAATCCGCGAGATGGCCCGCCAGATCCTCGCGATCGACGCGATGACCACGGACGACTGCACCTTCTCGGTCGGCGTCGTGCATGGCGGACAATGGGTCAATTGCGTTGCCACGACAGCCACAGGAGAAGCGCTGTCGATGGCCAAGCGCCAGGCCGATCTCGACCGCGGCGTCGAGAGGATGCTGGCGCTGTCGGGCACGACCAATGATGTGACCTTCAAAGTCACCCGCGGCGTGACGCGCCCGGTGTGGGAACCGGACGCCGGCACCATGGCGCTGTACGAAAAGGCCCGCGGCATCGCCAAGTCGCTCGGCGCCGAATTGCCGCATGCGAGCGCCGGCGGCGGCTCCGACGGCAATTTCACCGGCGCCATGGGGATCCCAACGCTCGACGGCCTGGGCGTGCGTGGTGGCAATGGCCACACGCTGGAGGAGTATATCGAGGTCGAAAGCCTGGTCGAAAGGGGGCGGCTGATGGCGGGGCTGCTGGCGACGCTGGAGTGA
- a CDS encoding ABC transporter permease — MLGYLVRRIFAAVPVMGVVALFVFLLLRLTPGDPAAILAGDNATPERLERIRTSLGLNEPLIVQFVTWVNKLLHGDLGTSLISNLPVMKMISQRVEPSISLALCTIVLAVIVAVPLGVIAAWKHGTWIDRFVMGLSVLGFSVPVFVIGYLLIQIFAIELRWVPVQGFRSIFNGFGPFFERIILPTCALSFIYVALIARMTRAAMLDVLGEDYVRTARAKGINEVAVMMRHALRNAAVPVITVIGTGFALLISGVVVTESVFNIPGIGRLTVDAVLARDYPVIQAMILLTSLIYVIVNLLIDVAYTLLDPRIRY, encoded by the coding sequence TTGCTCGGATATCTCGTTCGCCGAATCTTCGCCGCTGTGCCCGTGATGGGCGTCGTCGCGCTGTTCGTCTTCCTGCTGCTTCGCCTCACCCCCGGCGATCCCGCCGCCATTCTCGCAGGCGACAACGCGACGCCGGAACGGCTGGAGCGCATCCGCACCTCGCTCGGCCTGAACGAGCCCTTGATCGTGCAGTTCGTCACCTGGGTGAACAAGCTGCTGCACGGCGACCTTGGGACCTCGCTGATCTCCAACCTGCCGGTGATGAAGATGATCAGCCAGCGCGTCGAGCCCTCGATCTCGCTCGCGCTGTGCACCATCGTCCTCGCCGTGATCGTCGCGGTCCCCTTGGGAGTGATCGCCGCCTGGAAACACGGCACCTGGATCGATCGCTTTGTCATGGGCTTGTCCGTGCTCGGCTTCTCCGTGCCGGTGTTCGTGATCGGCTATCTGCTGATCCAGATATTCGCCATCGAGCTGCGCTGGGTGCCGGTACAGGGCTTCCGCAGCATCTTCAACGGCTTCGGGCCGTTCTTCGAGCGCATCATCCTGCCGACCTGCGCACTCTCCTTCATCTATGTCGCTCTGATCGCACGCATGACACGTGCCGCGATGCTCGACGTGCTCGGCGAAGATTACGTCCGCACCGCGCGGGCCAAGGGCATCAACGAGGTTGCGGTGATGATGCGGCATGCGCTGCGCAACGCCGCCGTGCCTGTGATCACCGTGATCGGCACCGGCTTTGCGCTGCTGATCTCCGGCGTCGTCGTCACCGAGAGCGTGTTCAACATTCCCGGCATCGGCCGCCTCACCGTGGATGCGGTGCTGGCGCGCGACTACCCGGTGATCCAGGCCATGATCCTGCTGACGTCGCTGATCTATGTCATCGTCAATCTCCTGATCGACGTCGCCTACACGCTGCTCGATCCCCGGATCCGGTACTGA
- a CDS encoding ABC transporter permease has protein sequence MSVDSLPQSSIPITSPLRPRFGFLTSTPIIATATVLLGLIVLISILAPLIAPYDPIQLAPSQRLKPSSAQYLLGTDAYGRDVLSRVIYGGRISLLIGIGAAILSIAIGLAIGLVSGFFKLVDAVLMRVMDGLMAMPSILLAIAVVSLSGASLWTVLIAITIPEIPRVARLVRSVVLSAREEPYVEAAISVGSSLPKIMWRHLMPNTVAPLIVQGTYICASAILTEAILSFLGAGISPETPTWGNIMAEGRQYFQIKPSLIFYPGLLLSIAILSINLIGDAARDALDPRMKQREGK, from the coding sequence ATGTCCGTCGATAGCCTTCCCCAGTCGTCCATTCCGATCACGTCGCCGCTGCGGCCGCGCTTCGGATTCCTCACCTCGACGCCGATCATCGCGACGGCCACCGTCCTGCTCGGGCTGATCGTGCTGATCTCGATCCTGGCGCCCCTGATCGCGCCGTATGATCCGATCCAGCTCGCGCCGTCGCAGCGGCTGAAGCCGAGCTCGGCGCAGTACCTGCTCGGAACGGACGCCTACGGCCGCGACGTGTTGTCGCGCGTAATCTATGGCGGCCGCATCTCGCTGCTGATCGGCATCGGCGCGGCGATCCTGTCGATCGCCATCGGGCTCGCGATCGGTCTCGTCTCCGGCTTCTTCAAGCTGGTCGATGCCGTGCTGATGCGCGTCATGGACGGTCTGATGGCCATGCCGAGCATCCTGCTCGCGATCGCCGTGGTCTCGCTGTCCGGCGCCAGCCTCTGGACCGTGCTGATCGCGATCACCATTCCAGAAATCCCGCGCGTGGCGCGCCTGGTGCGCTCGGTGGTGTTGTCGGCACGCGAGGAGCCTTATGTCGAAGCCGCGATCTCGGTCGGCTCGTCCTTGCCGAAGATCATGTGGCGGCACCTGATGCCGAATACGGTGGCCCCGCTGATCGTCCAGGGCACCTATATCTGCGCCTCCGCGATCCTGACCGAGGCGATCCTCTCCTTCCTCGGCGCCGGCATCTCGCCGGAGACGCCGACCTGGGGCAACATCATGGCCGAGGGCCGGCAGTATTTCCAGATCAAGCCGTCGCTGATCTTCTACCCGGGCCTGCTGCTCTCGATCGCCATCCTCAGCATCAATCTGATCGGCGATGCCGCCCGCGACGCCCTCGATCCGCGCATGAAGCAGCGGGAGGGGAAGTGA
- a CDS encoding ABC transporter ATP-binding protein translates to MTNTILDINNLVVSVGKKPGATKIIDGISIQVRERETLCLVGESGSGKSVTSLTTMGLLPKGTLVPTSGSVKLVGEELLTATDRRLRQLRATQMAMIFQEPMTALNPVVPVGRQIDEVLRAHTDLDGKARKKRILDMMEHVRLPQVERIFASYPHRLSGGQRQRIMIAMALVLGPKLLIADEPTTALDVTTQKQILTLIRDLQRDHGTAVLFITHDMGVVAEIADRVAVMRQGRLVETGPLDTVLRNPTMEYTRNLLSSVPSLVPRPPREESREPVVLEANELSKVYKERSFFGKGREVLAADKVTLTLRKGRTLGIVGESGSGKSTVARCIVRLIDPTSGGVRLAGREIADISRRLLQPHRQKIQIVFQDPYRSLNPRVTVGESIAEGPINYGAAHADAMKRARELLELVGLPVDAVTRYPHQFSGGQRQRIAIARALALDPDVLVADEAVSALDVSVQAQVLELLDEIQKRLGIAILFITHDLRVAAQICDEVVVMQHGRVVEQGPAAEVLTHPKEAYTKALLDAAPGRDWDFANFRPVSEGVGASA, encoded by the coding sequence ATGACCAACACCATCCTCGACATCAACAACCTCGTCGTCTCGGTCGGCAAGAAGCCGGGCGCAACAAAGATCATCGACGGCATCTCGATCCAGGTGCGCGAGCGCGAAACGCTGTGCCTCGTCGGCGAAAGCGGCTCGGGCAAGTCGGTGACCTCGCTCACCACGATGGGCCTGTTGCCGAAGGGCACGCTGGTGCCGACGAGCGGCAGCGTCAAGCTGGTCGGCGAGGAGCTGCTGACCGCGACCGACCGCCGCCTGCGCCAGTTGCGCGCCACGCAGATGGCGATGATCTTCCAGGAGCCGATGACCGCGCTCAATCCGGTGGTGCCGGTCGGCCGCCAGATCGACGAGGTGCTGCGCGCCCACACTGATCTCGACGGCAAGGCGCGCAAGAAGCGCATCCTCGACATGATGGAGCACGTCCGCCTGCCGCAAGTCGAGCGCATCTTCGCTTCCTATCCGCACCGCCTCTCCGGCGGCCAGCGCCAGCGCATCATGATCGCGATGGCGCTGGTGCTCGGGCCGAAGCTGCTCATTGCGGACGAGCCGACCACCGCGCTCGACGTCACCACGCAGAAGCAGATCCTGACGCTGATCCGCGACCTCCAGCGCGATCACGGCACCGCGGTGCTGTTCATCACTCACGACATGGGCGTGGTCGCCGAGATCGCCGACCGCGTCGCGGTGATGCGGCAGGGCCGCCTGGTCGAGACCGGCCCGCTCGACACCGTGCTGCGCAATCCGACCATGGAATACACCCGCAACCTGCTCTCCTCGGTGCCGAGCCTGGTGCCGCGGCCGCCGCGCGAGGAGAGCCGCGAGCCCGTCGTGCTCGAAGCCAACGAGCTCAGCAAGGTCTACAAGGAGCGCTCCTTCTTCGGCAAAGGCCGCGAGGTGCTCGCCGCCGACAAGGTGACGCTGACGCTGCGCAAGGGCCGCACGCTCGGCATCGTCGGCGAAAGCGGCTCGGGCAAGTCGACGGTCGCGCGCTGCATCGTGCGCCTGATCGATCCGACCTCCGGCGGCGTGCGCCTCGCCGGCCGCGAGATCGCCGACATCTCGCGCCGCCTGCTGCAGCCGCACCGGCAGAAGATCCAGATCGTGTTCCAGGACCCCTACCGTTCGCTCAACCCGCGCGTGACCGTCGGCGAGAGCATCGCGGAAGGCCCGATCAATTACGGCGCGGCGCATGCCGACGCGATGAAGCGGGCGCGCGAGCTGCTCGAGCTCGTCGGACTGCCGGTCGATGCGGTCACGCGCTATCCGCACCAGTTCTCCGGCGGCCAGCGCCAGCGCATCGCCATCGCGCGTGCGCTCGCGCTCGATCCGGACGTGCTGGTCGCAGACGAGGCCGTCTCCGCGCTCGATGTCTCCGTGCAGGCGCAGGTGCTGGAATTGCTCGACGAGATCCAGAAGCGGCTCGGCATCGCGATCCTGTTCATCACCCACGATCTTCGCGTCGCCGCGCAAATCTGCGACGAGGTCGTGGTGATGCAGCATGGCCGCGTCGTCGAACAGGGCCCCGCCGCGGAAGTGCTGACGCATCCGAAGGAGGCCTATACCAAGGCGCTGCTGGATGCCGCTCCTGGGCGCGACTGGGACTTTGCGAACTTCCGGCCGGTGTCGGAGGGTGTGGGGGCCAGCGCGTAG
- a CDS encoding M81 family metallopeptidase — MTRIAVGGFLHETNTFAPTKATFADFQHGGGWPAMTEGADVLKVMRRINVGLAGFVESAEANGWELIPTIACGASPSAHVTKDAFERIVKVMVDGVAAAGPLDAVYLDLHGAMVTEHLDDGEGEILARVRRVIGKDVPLVASLDLHANVTPEMMEHADALIAYRTYPHVDMAETGRASARHLALLLKTKQRLAKSFRQLPFLIPISWQCTNDQPTKGIYEKLAALESDAVPTLSFAPGFPAADFRDCGPSVFAYGATQADADRAADAMVTLIESHENDFDGRIWSPDDGVRHAMELSRNASKPIIIADTQDNPGAGGDSDTTGMLRALVRNKASAATGAIYDPASAKAAHEAGVGATVTLSLGGKSGIPGDEPYTETFVVEKLSDGRFIAPGPYYGGREMEMGPSACLRIGDVRVVVSSHKAQLADQAMYRYVGIEPTREKILVNKSSVHFRADFEPIAEKLMICAAPGAMPADTATLPWTRLRPGIRIKPNGPVFTPPSR; from the coding sequence ATGACACGTATCGCCGTCGGCGGCTTTCTGCACGAGACCAACACCTTCGCTCCGACGAAGGCGACGTTCGCGGACTTTCAGCATGGTGGCGGCTGGCCGGCGATGACTGAAGGCGCGGACGTGCTGAAGGTGATGCGGCGCATCAATGTCGGTCTGGCCGGCTTCGTCGAAAGCGCCGAGGCGAACGGCTGGGAACTCATCCCCACCATCGCCTGCGGTGCCAGCCCGTCGGCGCACGTCACCAAGGACGCCTTCGAGCGCATCGTGAAAGTGATGGTCGACGGCGTCGCGGCCGCCGGTCCGCTCGATGCGGTCTATCTCGACCTGCACGGCGCCATGGTGACCGAGCATCTCGACGATGGCGAGGGCGAGATCCTGGCGCGCGTGCGCCGCGTCATCGGCAAGGATGTTCCGCTGGTGGCCAGCCTTGACCTGCACGCCAACGTCACGCCCGAAATGATGGAACATGCCGACGCGCTGATCGCCTACCGCACCTATCCGCATGTCGACATGGCCGAGACCGGCCGAGCCTCCGCGCGGCATCTCGCACTGTTGCTGAAGACGAAGCAGCGCTTGGCAAAATCATTCCGGCAATTGCCGTTCCTGATCCCGATCAGCTGGCAGTGCACCAACGATCAGCCCACCAAAGGCATCTACGAGAAGCTCGCAGCGCTGGAGAGCGACGCGGTTCCGACTCTCTCTTTCGCACCGGGCTTCCCCGCCGCCGACTTCCGCGATTGCGGGCCGAGCGTGTTCGCCTATGGGGCAACTCAAGCCGACGCCGATCGCGCGGCCGATGCGATGGTCACGCTGATCGAAAGCCACGAGAACGATTTCGACGGCAGGATCTGGTCGCCCGACGACGGTGTGCGTCATGCGATGGAACTGTCCAGGAACGCAAGCAAGCCGATCATCATCGCCGACACCCAGGACAATCCCGGCGCCGGCGGCGATTCCGACACGACCGGCATGCTGCGCGCGCTGGTGCGCAACAAGGCGAGCGCGGCCACCGGCGCGATCTACGATCCGGCCTCGGCCAAGGCGGCGCATGAGGCCGGCGTCGGCGCCACCGTGACGCTGTCGCTCGGCGGCAAATCCGGCATCCCCGGCGACGAGCCCTATACCGAAACCTTCGTCGTCGAGAAGCTCTCCGACGGCCGCTTCATCGCGCCCGGACCTTACTATGGCGGCCGCGAGATGGAGATGGGCCCCTCCGCGTGCCTGCGCATCGGCGATGTCCGCGTTGTCGTCTCCTCGCACAAGGCCCAGCTCGCCGACCAGGCGATGTACCGCTATGTCGGCATCGAGCCGACGCGCGAGAAGATTTTGGTCAACAAGAGCTCGGTGCATTTCCGCGCCGATTTCGAGCCGATCGCCGAAAAGCTGATGATCTGCGCCGCGCCCGGCGCCATGCCCGCCGACACCGCCACCCTGCCCTGGACGCGCCTGCGCCCGGGAATCCGCATCAAGCCGAACGGCCCCGTTTTCACGCCTCCCTCACGCTAA
- a CDS encoding M20 aminoacylase family protein, which produces MPTIDRIDGYADELTAIRRDFHAHPEIGFEEVRTSGIVADKLKSWGIEVHRGLGGTGVIGVIKGKGTGTKRIGLRADMDALPMEENTNLKWSSKIPGRFHGCGHDGHTTMLLGTARYLAETRNFDGTVHLIFQPAEEGLGGARAMIKDGLFEKFPCDELYGLHNAPDLNHGEIAILPGPAMASADFFDLRITGYGAHGAMPERSKDAVIIATTLAQAIQTIVSRNVEPLQAAVVSITQIHAGSAYNVIPGDAHLCGTIRTFSKEVRTLVSERIRTICAGIASAYQCVIDVDIRDTFNVLVNQVEQSKVVEDVARTIVDPANVITRAQPKMGSEDFADMLETIPGAYFWVGHDGSVPVHNPGFVLDDKILPIGASMFARIIETRMPVG; this is translated from the coding sequence ATGCCCACGATCGACCGCATCGACGGCTATGCCGACGAACTCACCGCTATCCGCCGCGACTTCCACGCCCATCCCGAGATCGGCTTCGAGGAAGTGCGCACCTCCGGCATCGTCGCCGACAAGCTGAAGAGCTGGGGCATCGAGGTGCATCGCGGTCTCGGCGGCACCGGCGTGATCGGCGTCATCAAGGGCAAGGGCACGGGCACCAAGCGCATCGGCTTGCGCGCCGACATGGACGCGCTGCCGATGGAAGAGAACACCAACCTGAAATGGAGCTCGAAGATTCCCGGCCGCTTCCACGGCTGCGGCCATGACGGCCACACCACGATGCTGCTCGGCACCGCGCGCTATCTCGCCGAGACCAGGAATTTCGACGGCACCGTGCACCTGATCTTCCAGCCGGCCGAGGAAGGCCTCGGCGGCGCCCGCGCCATGATCAAGGACGGGCTGTTCGAGAAGTTTCCCTGCGACGAGCTTTACGGCCTGCACAACGCGCCCGACCTCAACCATGGCGAGATCGCGATCCTGCCCGGCCCGGCGATGGCGAGCGCCGACTTCTTCGACCTCCGTATCACCGGCTACGGCGCGCACGGCGCGATGCCCGAGCGCTCCAAGGACGCGGTGATCATCGCGACCACGCTGGCGCAGGCGATCCAGACCATCGTCAGCCGCAACGTCGAGCCGCTGCAGGCCGCGGTGGTGTCGATCACGCAGATCCACGCCGGTTCGGCCTACAACGTCATTCCCGGCGACGCACATCTCTGCGGCACCATCCGCACCTTCTCGAAGGAAGTTCGTACCCTGGTCAGCGAACGCATCCGCACCATCTGCGCCGGCATCGCCAGCGCCTACCAATGCGTGATCGACGTCGACATCCGCGACACTTTCAACGTGCTGGTCAACCAGGTCGAGCAGTCCAAGGTGGTCGAGGACGTCGCGCGCACCATCGTTGATCCCGCCAACGTGATCACGCGCGCCCAGCCGAAGATGGGCAGCGAGGATTTCGCCGACATGCTGGAGACCATCCCCGGCGCCTATTTCTGGGTCGGCCACGACGGCTCGGTGCCCGTGCACAATCCCGGCTTCGTGCTCGACGACAAGATCCTGCCGATCGGCGCCAGCATGTTCGCCCGCATCATCGAGACCCGGATGCCGGTAGGTTAG
- a CDS encoding amidase: protein MHKKSVEEAVTSLHDLSAVDLIAGYRAKQFSPIEVLEDVLTHVAAWEPHLKALYAFDPDGAREAAKASTARWNGGEPSGALDGVPVTVKDNIATKGVPVPLGAASVKLVPAEKDAPPAARLREAGAIIFAKTTMPDYGMLSSGLSSFHALARNPWDLAKNPGGSSAGAGAAAAAGYGPLHLGTDIGGSVRLPAGWCGLVGLKPSFGRVPIDPTYVGRVAGPMTRTVDDCALMMSVIAKPDRRDGMSLPAEPLNWKGLEKSPRKLRIGLMLDPGCGLPLEKPVREVAVKAAKAFESAGSVVTEVDGILTREMLDGLDNFWRARMWDDLSKLAPDERAKVLPYIFKWGESGAKLSGVDVIRGFNQTMAIRAAAGKLFCELDYVISPTAPNVNYPAEWASPTNDPMKPFEHIVYTVPWNMSENPAVSVNGGFDAKGFPIGVQIVGRRFDDIGVLGMAKAFEGLRGAQRPWPNPPAK, encoded by the coding sequence ATGCATAAGAAGAGCGTCGAAGAGGCAGTTACCTCGCTGCACGATCTGTCCGCGGTCGACCTGATCGCGGGCTATCGCGCCAAGCAATTCTCGCCGATCGAGGTGCTTGAGGACGTGCTCACACACGTCGCTGCGTGGGAACCGCATCTGAAGGCGCTCTATGCATTCGATCCGGACGGCGCGCGCGAGGCAGCCAAGGCCTCGACCGCACGCTGGAACGGCGGCGAACCGTCCGGCGCGCTCGACGGCGTGCCTGTAACGGTGAAGGACAATATCGCGACCAAGGGCGTGCCGGTGCCGCTCGGCGCGGCCAGCGTCAAGCTGGTGCCGGCCGAGAAGGACGCGCCGCCCGCGGCGAGGCTGCGCGAAGCCGGCGCGATCATCTTCGCTAAAACCACCATGCCCGATTACGGCATGCTGTCCTCGGGGCTCTCCAGCTTCCACGCGCTCGCGCGCAATCCCTGGGACCTCGCCAAGAACCCCGGCGGCTCCAGTGCGGGCGCCGGCGCCGCCGCGGCGGCCGGCTATGGACCGCTGCATCTCGGCACCGATATCGGCGGCTCGGTGCGCCTGCCCGCGGGCTGGTGTGGCCTCGTCGGTTTGAAACCGAGCTTCGGCCGCGTACCGATCGACCCCACCTATGTCGGCCGCGTCGCCGGTCCCATGACCCGCACGGTCGACGATTGCGCGCTGATGATGAGCGTGATCGCAAAGCCCGACCGGCGCGACGGCATGAGCCTGCCCGCCGAGCCGCTCAACTGGAAAGGATTGGAAAAGTCGCCGCGCAAGCTGCGCATCGGCCTGATGCTCGATCCCGGCTGCGGCCTGCCGCTGGAGAAGCCGGTGCGCGAGGTCGCGGTGAAGGCTGCCAAGGCGTTCGAATCCGCAGGCAGCGTCGTCACCGAAGTCGACGGCATCCTCACCCGCGAGATGCTCGACGGCCTCGACAATTTCTGGCGCGCGCGGATGTGGGACGATCTGTCCAAGCTGGCGCCGGATGAGCGGGCCAAGGTGCTGCCCTACATTTTCAAATGGGGCGAGTCCGGTGCGAAGCTTTCGGGCGTCGACGTCATCCGCGGCTTCAACCAGACCATGGCGATCCGCGCAGCGGCGGGAAAGCTGTTCTGCGAGCTCGACTATGTGATCTCGCCGACTGCACCGAACGTGAATTATCCGGCGGAATGGGCTTCGCCCACCAACGATCCGATGAAGCCGTTCGAGCACATCGTCTATACCGTGCCGTGGAATATGTCGGAGAATCCTGCGGTCTCCGTCAATGGCGGCTTCGATGCCAAGGGCTTTCCCATCGGTGTGCAGATCGTCGGCCGCCGCTTCGACGATATCGGCGTGCTCGGCATGGCCAAGGCATTCGAGGGCCTGCGCGGCGCGCAGCGGCCCTGGCCGAACCCGCCGGCGAAGTAG